The Kluyvera intermedia genome window below encodes:
- the arsC gene encoding glutaredoxin-dependent arsenate reductase: MSNITIYHNPACGTSRNTLEMIRNSGTEPTVIHYLETPPSRAELVKLIADMGITVRALLRKNVEPFEALGLAEDRFTDEQLIDFMLQHPVLINRPIVVTPLGTRLCRPSEVVLDILPDAQKSAFTKEDGEKVVDEKGNRLN; encoded by the coding sequence ATGAGCAACATTACCATTTATCACAACCCGGCCTGCGGCACGTCACGCAATACCCTTGAAATGATCCGCAACAGCGGTACAGAGCCGACCGTTATTCATTATCTTGAAACCCCACCATCACGAGCTGAGCTGGTAAAACTCATTGCGGATATGGGGATCACGGTACGAGCGCTGCTGCGTAAGAATGTCGAACCTTTTGAAGCGTTAGGGCTGGCGGAAGACCGCTTTACTGACGAGCAGTTAATCGATTTTATGTTGCAGCACCCTGTTCTGATCAATCGCCCTATCGTGGTAACGCCGCTGGGTACCCGGCTATGCCGCCCTTCTGAAGTCGTGCTGGATATTCTTCCCGATGCGCAGAAAAGCGCGTTCACGAAAGAGGACGGTGAGAAGGTAGTTGATGAAAAAGGTAACCGGCTGAACTAA
- a CDS encoding universal stress protein, with the protein MNNTVTACVDGSLSTRSVCEYAAWAARTLQSQLALLHVIEKDSTPVVSDLTGTLGIDSQQLLTDELVEIEGQRNRLLMAQGKAILESCAELLQKQGSPDVLLMQKHGTPDEVLAELSDLRLMVLGRRGSQHPVGSHLESVIRLQKKPLLVVPENYSVPSRVMLAYDGSEESRSNLERLTMSPLLRGLECHLVMVNGKKEELLTAQQILRDADIENSTTHLTGQSVGDALIRYAEENAVDLIVMGAYGHSRLRQFFIGSHTSEMLQKTQQPLLILR; encoded by the coding sequence ATGAATAATACTGTTACAGCTTGTGTGGACGGTTCACTTTCAACGCGGTCAGTGTGTGAATATGCGGCGTGGGCAGCCCGCACTTTGCAATCACAGCTAGCACTGTTGCACGTTATCGAAAAAGACAGCACCCCGGTAGTGTCAGACCTGACCGGCACTCTCGGCATAGACAGTCAGCAATTGCTGACCGATGAGCTGGTAGAAATTGAAGGGCAACGTAATCGCCTGCTGATGGCCCAGGGGAAAGCAATACTGGAAAGTTGTGCTGAACTGCTTCAAAAACAGGGAAGCCCGGATGTGCTTTTGATGCAAAAACACGGTACACCGGATGAAGTTCTGGCAGAGCTGAGCGACCTTCGTCTCATGGTGCTGGGGCGTCGGGGTAGCCAGCATCCGGTAGGCTCTCATCTGGAAAGCGTTATTCGTCTGCAAAAGAAACCCCTACTGGTTGTTCCGGAGAACTACTCAGTGCCTTCCAGAGTCATGCTGGCTTATGATGGCAGTGAAGAAAGCAGGAGTAACCTGGAACGTCTGACGATGAGTCCCTTACTCAGGGGGCTGGAGTGCCACCTTGTCATGGTAAACGGTAAGAAGGAAGAGCTGCTGACCGCACAGCAAATTTTACGTGACGCGGATATAGAAAACAGCACAACACATCTTACCGGGCAATCAGTCGGGGACGCGCTTATTCGTTACGCCGAGGAAAATGCTGTCGATCTGATAGTGATGGGGGCCTACGGTCATTCCAGGTTGCGGCAGTTCTTTATCGGTAGTCATACCTCCGAAATGCTGCAAAAGACGCAACAACCGCTTCTTATCCTCCGTTAG
- a CDS encoding SulP family inorganic anion transporter, which produces MLLSSTRKDWLGNVRGDVLAGIVVALALIPEAIAFSIIAGVDPQVGLYSAFCIPLVMAFFGGRPAMISSSTGAMALLMVTLVKDHGLQYLLAASILTGVFQLIAGYLKLGGLMRFVSRSVVTGFVNALAILIFMAQLPELTNVTWHVYAMTAAGLGIIYLFPYINKTIPSPLVCIVVLTGIAMWLHLDVRTVGDMGKLPDSLPVFLLPDVPLNLQTLLIILPYSAGLAVVGLLESMMTATIVDDMTDTPSDKNRECKAQGIANICTSFIGGMAGCAMIGQSVINVKSGGRGRLSTLTAGVVLLCLIVFLRNWVSQIPMAALVAVMIMVSIGTFSWRSIANLRTHPLSTSVVMLATVAVVVATHNLAFGVLTGVLIASLNFATKVSRFMRVTSVLEGTSRTYTVTGQVFFASADRFTSHFDFREAIENVVIDVSHAHFWDITSVSALDKVVIKFRREGAGVEIRGMNEATRTIVDRFGVHDKPEEVEKLMGGH; this is translated from the coding sequence ATGTTGCTGTCCTCGACGCGTAAGGACTGGCTGGGTAACGTCCGTGGTGACGTTCTGGCCGGTATTGTTGTCGCGCTCGCACTCATTCCAGAAGCGATCGCCTTTTCCATTATCGCCGGTGTTGATCCCCAGGTGGGCCTCTACTCGGCGTTCTGTATTCCTCTCGTTATGGCCTTCTTTGGCGGACGTCCGGCGATGATTTCGTCCTCCACCGGTGCAATGGCTCTCCTGATGGTGACGCTGGTGAAAGATCATGGCTTACAGTATTTACTGGCTGCCTCCATACTGACCGGGGTATTCCAGCTGATAGCCGGATATCTGAAGCTTGGCGGGCTGATGCGTTTTGTTTCACGCTCAGTGGTCACGGGGTTTGTTAATGCACTGGCAATACTGATTTTTATGGCCCAGTTGCCTGAGCTGACCAATGTGACATGGCATGTTTATGCCATGACTGCGGCAGGGCTGGGGATCATCTATCTCTTCCCTTATATCAACAAAACCATTCCTTCACCGCTTGTGTGCATCGTGGTGCTGACTGGGATTGCCATGTGGCTGCATCTGGATGTGCGAACCGTCGGGGATATGGGGAAACTTCCCGACAGTCTGCCGGTCTTCCTGCTCCCGGACGTGCCTTTAAATCTTCAGACGCTGCTCATCATCCTGCCATATTCTGCGGGGCTTGCGGTGGTTGGCCTGCTTGAGTCGATGATGACCGCCACTATCGTGGATGACATGACCGACACGCCAAGCGACAAAAACAGGGAGTGCAAAGCTCAGGGCATCGCGAACATCTGCACATCCTTTATCGGAGGAATGGCAGGCTGCGCGATGATTGGGCAATCTGTTATCAACGTAAAATCCGGTGGACGCGGACGACTTTCAACCCTCACGGCGGGCGTGGTGCTGCTTTGCCTGATTGTGTTCCTGCGCAACTGGGTCTCCCAAATTCCGATGGCAGCGCTGGTCGCGGTGATGATTATGGTTTCCATCGGGACATTCTCCTGGCGCTCCATTGCCAACCTGCGGACACACCCCCTTTCAACCAGCGTGGTCATGCTTGCCACCGTAGCGGTTGTGGTGGCAACACATAATCTGGCCTTCGGTGTGCTGACCGGTGTACTGATTGCTTCGCTCAATTTTGCCACTAAAGTATCCCGGTTCATGCGTGTAACCTCAGTTCTGGAGGGGACGAGCCGGACGTATACCGTCACCGGCCAGGTATTCTTTGCATCAGCAGACCGCTTTACGAGCCACTTTGATTTCCGTGAAGCGATTGAGAATGTGGTGATAGACGTTTCACATGCCCATTTCTGGGACATCACGTCCGTCAGCGCCCTGGATAAGGTGGTCATTAAGTTCCGCAGAGAGGGCGCCGGGGTTGAAATACGTGGGATGAATGAAGCCACCCGCACCATCGTTGACCGGTTTGGTGTTCACGATAAACCTGAAGAAGTCGAAAAACTGATGGGCGGTCATTAA
- a CDS encoding NAD(P)H-dependent flavin oxidoreductase: MKTNRICQILGIEKPVIQGPLSWLTDARLVAAVSNAGGLGVLGPNAGLTAQTAVSTPEATAEKLREEIRKTKLLTEKPFGVNLIPTAQNDIWTPPILKVIKEEGVKAVVYTGYGEGAIIPALFDELKTAGITIIYRDINPTPANTREAERSGADIIVATGFDEGGTLPGTVLGTFSIVPMIVDAVENAPVLAAGGIVDKRTASAAHALGAEGVFAGSVFIGTLENRVPQSIKDKIVAANGLDLSLFRTLPDFYRSLPGKLTDKLVEMDKAGASKEAIDQAMGGLRGLRLGMLEGNTDEGYISLGTGIGGIKQIASVADVVLQLSV; this comes from the coding sequence ATGAAAACAAATCGTATTTGTCAGATTTTAGGTATTGAAAAACCCGTTATTCAAGGGCCCCTCTCGTGGCTAACCGACGCACGCCTGGTTGCCGCCGTAAGTAATGCCGGTGGACTAGGTGTGCTTGGACCAAATGCCGGATTAACTGCACAAACGGCGGTTTCTACCCCTGAGGCTACAGCAGAAAAATTGCGTGAAGAGATCCGTAAAACCAAGCTGCTGACGGAGAAACCCTTTGGCGTGAATCTAATCCCTACGGCTCAAAACGATATCTGGACGCCACCTATTCTCAAGGTTATTAAGGAGGAAGGTGTTAAAGCGGTGGTCTATACCGGCTACGGTGAAGGGGCAATTATCCCCGCATTGTTCGATGAACTTAAGACTGCCGGAATTACCATAATCTATCGTGATATTAATCCGACGCCTGCCAACACGCGCGAAGCGGAACGCTCCGGTGCCGATATCATTGTGGCCACCGGGTTCGATGAAGGCGGAACGTTACCAGGAACCGTCCTGGGGACATTCTCTATTGTCCCCATGATCGTGGATGCGGTTGAAAATGCGCCAGTGCTTGCCGCTGGCGGCATCGTCGATAAACGCACCGCCAGTGCCGCTCATGCACTGGGCGCGGAAGGTGTCTTTGCCGGTTCTGTATTTATCGGCACTCTGGAAAACCGCGTGCCACAGTCGATAAAAGATAAAATCGTTGCGGCCAACGGACTGGACTTAAGCTTGTTCCGCACCCTTCCCGACTTTTACCGTTCGCTGCCAGGAAAACTGACCGACAAACTGGTGGAAATGGATAAAGCGGGCGCCAGTAAGGAAGCCATTGACCAGGCAATGGGTGGATTGCGAGGGTTACGTCTTGGTATGCTTGAAGGCAATACTGACGAAGGCTATATCTCACTAGGCACCGGCATTGGCGGGATCAAGCAAATTGCCAGTGTTGCTGATGTCGTTTTGCAACTCTCAGTTTAA
- a CDS encoding helix-turn-helix transcriptional regulator has translation MEKSGLNGPQALGAFLRVKRENTSPERVGIPIISRRRTKGLRREEVAQMSAISTTWYTWLEQGRDITVSAQTLSGIALALQLTAAEREYLFLLAHKSDPLNESVPAVEPTILAAVNHVSEPCYLLDLTWQVLAWNKGAEALFSGWLGSEDSPNMMTFMFQNPLARQLVDNWEARARRIVAELRSDAVHYPNDNILNAFVQQMSDNSPDFRDFWSQQQVIVREGGQRLFHHAEKGDLVYRQLSWQLASNRALKMIMLVPEKSGA, from the coding sequence ATGGAAAAGTCAGGGTTGAATGGGCCACAGGCGTTGGGCGCATTTTTACGCGTGAAACGAGAGAATACCTCGCCAGAAAGGGTGGGGATTCCGATTATTTCCCGCCGCCGTACAAAAGGATTGCGCCGGGAGGAAGTGGCGCAGATGAGTGCTATCAGCACTACCTGGTATACTTGGCTTGAACAGGGCCGAGATATCACTGTTTCCGCACAGACGCTATCAGGTATTGCGTTAGCGTTGCAGTTAACCGCAGCAGAGCGGGAGTATTTGTTTTTACTGGCGCATAAGAGCGATCCTTTAAACGAGTCGGTTCCTGCCGTTGAGCCGACAATTCTGGCAGCGGTTAATCATGTTTCTGAACCTTGTTATTTGTTGGATTTGACCTGGCAAGTTTTGGCATGGAACAAAGGCGCTGAAGCTTTATTTTCCGGCTGGCTGGGCAGCGAAGATTCACCGAATATGATGACCTTTATGTTCCAGAATCCGCTGGCACGTCAGTTAGTTGATAACTGGGAAGCGCGCGCCCGACGCATCGTTGCCGAGCTGCGTTCCGATGCTGTTCATTATCCCAATGACAATATTCTGAACGCGTTTGTGCAGCAGATGAGCGATAACAGTCCTGATTTCCGTGATTTCTGGTCACAACAGCAGGTCATTGTGCGTGAAGGAGGACAACGACTTTTTCATCATGCTGAAAAAGGGGATCTAGTCTATCGACAATTGAGCTGGCAGTTGGCGAGTAATCGGGCGTTAAAGATGATTATGCTGGTTCCTGAAAAGTCAGGTGCGTGA
- a CDS encoding class I SAM-dependent methyltransferase encodes MSNHHEALVKSQFSGQAAAYLQSNVHAQGADLQRLGEWLADDKHANLLDIGCGAGHASFTAAPRVAKVTAYDLSEGMLAVVAEEAEKRGLSNISCTQGPAEVLPFTDNSFDIVISRYSAHHWHDIQAALMEIRRVLKPGGRFIMMDIATPGKAIFDVWLQTIEMLRDPSHIHNYSQGQWLTMVNSRGMVVEKLVGDKLHLEFSSWVARMKTPENIVEAIRYLQSKVSDEVGAHFAIADDGSFVSDTIMFEAR; translated from the coding sequence ATGAGCAACCATCATGAAGCCTTAGTCAAGTCACAGTTTAGCGGTCAGGCGGCAGCCTATTTACAGAGCAATGTTCATGCGCAAGGCGCTGATTTACAACGTCTGGGAGAGTGGTTAGCTGACGATAAGCACGCAAACCTGTTGGATATCGGCTGTGGCGCAGGACACGCCAGCTTTACAGCCGCACCCAGGGTCGCAAAAGTAACGGCTTACGATCTTTCAGAAGGCATGTTGGCAGTCGTTGCCGAAGAGGCCGAAAAACGAGGGCTGAGTAATATCAGCTGTACTCAGGGGCCTGCGGAAGTTTTGCCATTTACCGATAACAGCTTTGATATCGTCATCAGCCGTTATTCGGCGCACCATTGGCATGATATTCAAGCGGCACTGATGGAAATCCGTCGCGTACTGAAACCCGGTGGCCGTTTCATCATGATGGATATTGCGACACCAGGAAAAGCGATTTTCGATGTCTGGTTGCAAACCATCGAAATGCTGCGCGATCCTTCGCATATTCATAACTATTCACAGGGGCAATGGCTGACGATGGTCAACAGTCGTGGGATGGTGGTTGAGAAACTGGTTGGCGATAAACTGCACCTGGAGTTCTCTTCCTGGGTCGCGCGAATGAAAACCCCGGAAAATATCGTTGAGGCGATTCGCTATCTGCAAAGTAAAGTTTCAGATGAGGTAGGCGCGCATTTTGCTATTGCTGATGATGGCAGTTTTGTAAGCGATACCATCATGTTTGAGGCACGATAA